One Pectobacterium polaris DNA window includes the following coding sequences:
- the pgsA gene encoding CDP-diacylglycerol--glycerol-3-phosphate 3-phosphatidyltransferase, whose translation MQFNIPTLLTLFRVALIPFFVLAFYLPFVWAPLLCALIFVFAAVTDWFDGFLARRWKQTTRFGAFLDPVADKVMVAVALVLVAEYYHSWWITLPAATMIAREIIISALREWMAEIGKRSSVAVSWIGKVKTTAQMMALFALLWRPESIVEGIGVVALYIAAVLTFWSMFQYLNAARHDLLEP comes from the coding sequence ATGCAATTTAATATACCGACGTTGCTTACCCTGTTTCGTGTTGCTCTTATTCCGTTTTTCGTGCTGGCGTTTTATCTTCCATTCGTCTGGGCACCGCTGCTCTGCGCGTTGATTTTCGTGTTTGCTGCCGTAACGGATTGGTTTGATGGTTTCCTCGCCCGCCGCTGGAAACAGACCACGCGTTTTGGTGCCTTCCTCGATCCTGTTGCGGATAAAGTGATGGTGGCTGTCGCGTTGGTGCTGGTTGCGGAATACTATCATTCTTGGTGGATTACGCTGCCTGCAGCGACAATGATCGCGCGGGAAATCATCATTTCAGCATTGCGCGAGTGGATGGCTGAAATTGGTAAGAGAAGTAGCGTTGCCGTGTCGTGGATAGGGAAGGTTAAAACCACGGCTCAGATGATGGCGCTTTTTGCTTTGCTATGGCGCCCGGAAAGTATTGTTGAAGGCATTGGTGTTGTGGCGTTGTACATCGCCGCAGTACTGACTTTCTGGTCCATGTTTCAATATTTGAATGCTGCGAGACACGATCTGCTTGAACCTTGA
- the cycA gene encoding D-serine/D-alanine/glycine transporter, giving the protein MVEQSKEAADLASEQGEGLQRNLTNRHIQLIAIGGAIGTGLFMGSGKTISMAGPSIIFVYMIIGFMLFFVMRAMGELLLSNLNYKSFSDFAADLLGPWAGFFTGWTYWFCWVVTGIADVVAISAYSQFWFPDLSQWVSSLLCVLLLLTLNLATVKLFGEMEFWFAMIKIVAIVALIVVGVALVMMQFSSPSGNVASFTNLWNDGGMFPKGISGFFAGFQIAVFAFVGIELVGTTAAETKNPKVVLPRAINAIPIRIIMFYVFALVMIMSVTPWAAITADRSPFVEMFVLVGLPAAASMINFVVLTSAASSANSGVFSTSRMLFGLAKQGDAPKSFGRLSKRAVPSTGLMFSCICLLSGVVLIYLIPNVMTVFTLVTTVSAILFMFIWSIILCSYLTYRKKRPQLHAESSYKMPLGIFMCWICLAFFAFVIVLLTLQPDTRQALIVTPLWFIVLAIAYQFIRRKKQAVDVK; this is encoded by the coding sequence ATGGTCGAACAATCAAAAGAAGCCGCAGACCTTGCCTCTGAACAGGGAGAGGGACTGCAACGGAATCTGACTAATCGTCATATTCAGCTCATCGCCATTGGCGGAGCAATCGGTACTGGGTTATTCATGGGCTCGGGCAAAACAATCAGCATGGCGGGTCCTTCGATCATCTTCGTTTATATGATCATTGGCTTTATGCTGTTTTTTGTCATGCGCGCAATGGGGGAACTATTACTCTCCAACCTCAACTATAAGTCATTCAGCGATTTCGCTGCTGATCTCCTTGGGCCATGGGCGGGTTTCTTTACTGGCTGGACTTATTGGTTCTGCTGGGTCGTAACCGGGATCGCCGATGTCGTAGCCATTAGTGCCTACTCGCAGTTCTGGTTCCCTGATTTATCGCAGTGGGTCTCTTCGCTGCTTTGCGTTCTGCTATTACTGACGCTAAATCTGGCAACCGTGAAGCTGTTTGGCGAGATGGAGTTCTGGTTCGCGATGATCAAAATTGTCGCTATCGTTGCGTTAATCGTGGTCGGTGTCGCGCTGGTGATGATGCAATTCTCTTCCCCATCAGGAAACGTCGCCTCTTTTACCAACCTCTGGAATGACGGTGGCATGTTCCCTAAAGGGATAAGCGGTTTCTTCGCCGGATTCCAGATCGCCGTATTCGCATTTGTCGGTATCGAGCTGGTTGGTACCACTGCCGCTGAAACTAAAAATCCGAAAGTCGTGCTGCCCCGCGCAATTAACGCCATCCCGATTCGCATCATCATGTTTTATGTTTTTGCATTAGTCATGATTATGTCCGTCACCCCGTGGGCGGCAATTACGGCGGATCGCAGTCCTTTCGTGGAAATGTTCGTACTGGTTGGCCTACCTGCAGCCGCCAGTATGATCAACTTTGTTGTCCTGACGTCGGCGGCATCCTCAGCCAATAGCGGCGTATTCTCCACCAGCCGCATGCTCTTTGGCCTGGCGAAACAAGGTGATGCGCCGAAAAGTTTCGGTAGGCTCTCTAAACGCGCGGTTCCTTCGACTGGGTTGATGTTTTCCTGCATTTGTTTGCTTTCGGGCGTGGTGCTGATCTACCTGATTCCGAACGTGATGACGGTCTTTACGCTGGTGACCACTGTCTCCGCGATTTTATTCATGTTCATCTGGAGCATCATCCTGTGCTCTTACCTGACATACCGTAAAAAGCGCCCTCAGCTACATGCCGAATCATCCTATAAAATGCCGTTGGGTATTTTCATGTGCTGGATATGCCTGGCCTTTTTCGCTTTTGTTATTGTACTGTTAACATTACAGCCAGATACACGGCAGGCGCTTATTGTCACGCCGCTGTGGTTTATTGTTCTGGCTATTGCTTATCAGTTTATTCGTCGGAAGAAGCAGGCTGTTGATGTGAAGTAA
- a CDS encoding basic helix-loop-helix domain-containing protein yields the protein MGFEKLLAVIEKSHQDPKSVISLSELSQAIHEIICTESSKEYKINECFTELRELVDERKALSRKQFLDKALVMELTLYKKKEEALLLKLISIGNK from the coding sequence ATGGGATTCGAAAAATTACTGGCTGTCATAGAAAAAAGTCACCAGGATCCAAAATCGGTTATCTCATTGTCTGAACTGAGCCAGGCAATCCATGAGATAATTTGTACGGAAAGTTCAAAAGAGTACAAAATAAATGAATGCTTCACCGAGCTGAGGGAACTGGTTGATGAAAGAAAAGCACTTTCCAGAAAACAGTTCCTGGATAAAGCGCTGGTGATGGAATTAACGCTTTATAAAAAGAAAGAAGAGGCGCTGCTTTTGAAACTCATCAGTATCGGAAATAAATAG
- the dpdA gene encoding tRNA-guanine transglycosylase DpdA, which produces MSKLKYFFPDSQDFIDPSFDFFRETRNEHRVRQRDDHYPHEVFFRPYDGMLVSKAVVDGLGGGESKYTRAQRLRYFRNGMKHFFRLPDDMETMGDCGAFTYVNQDAPPYRVEEVIEFYETSRFNYGVSLDHIVFGYEKPGEVFSGEVLAECRRRQDITLTLAQEFLSKSQKSCFTAFGVAHGWSKTSYRQSVESLLAMGYKNITMGGMVPLKTVQILETLEEIKPLLKNDTRVHLLGIARPESFVDFIQLGVTSIDSTTPLQQAFKDRKNNYHTTDGTAYTAVRVPQFDANPSLSRKIKSGVIDQDIARHLEKDALHALFEYDKGSMPLAQTLEAVLAYERLHAGEKEADKIRLDYERTLAERPWKKCQCNICKAIGINVIIFRGAERNRRRGFHNIQVLYSRLQRTLSQRSEELS; this is translated from the coding sequence TTGTCGAAGCTAAAATATTTTTTCCCGGATAGTCAGGATTTTATCGATCCTAGTTTCGACTTCTTCCGCGAAACGCGAAACGAACACCGCGTTCGCCAGCGTGACGATCATTATCCACATGAGGTATTCTTTCGTCCTTATGATGGCATGCTAGTTTCTAAAGCGGTAGTTGACGGCCTTGGTGGCGGGGAGAGTAAGTATACCCGCGCTCAACGCTTACGTTACTTCCGTAATGGTATGAAGCATTTTTTCCGACTGCCAGACGATATGGAAACTATGGGCGATTGCGGTGCATTCACCTACGTCAATCAGGATGCGCCGCCATATAGAGTAGAAGAAGTTATCGAGTTTTACGAAACTTCCCGTTTTAACTATGGCGTTTCCCTAGACCATATTGTATTTGGTTATGAGAAGCCTGGGGAGGTATTTAGTGGCGAAGTGTTGGCAGAATGTCGCCGCCGCCAAGATATCACGCTTACTCTCGCTCAGGAGTTTCTAAGCAAGTCGCAAAAGAGTTGTTTCACTGCATTTGGTGTTGCACATGGATGGAGCAAAACATCTTACCGCCAGTCGGTAGAATCACTACTGGCAATGGGTTACAAAAATATCACTATGGGGGGGATGGTGCCACTGAAAACGGTACAGATCCTCGAAACATTGGAAGAAATTAAACCCTTACTAAAGAATGACACTCGCGTACACTTGCTGGGAATTGCCCGCCCAGAGAGCTTTGTCGACTTTATCCAATTGGGCGTGACAAGTATCGATTCTACTACTCCGCTGCAACAGGCTTTCAAGGATCGGAAGAACAACTACCATACGACAGATGGGACGGCCTATACCGCTGTGCGTGTTCCCCAGTTTGATGCGAATCCAAGTTTGAGCCGGAAAATTAAGTCTGGCGTGATTGACCAAGACATAGCGCGGCATTTGGAAAAAGATGCACTGCATGCACTGTTTGAATACGATAAAGGCTCCATGCCACTTGCGCAAACATTGGAGGCCGTATTGGCCTATGAACGTCTTCATGCGGGTGAGAAAGAAGCTGATAAAATACGTTTAGACTACGAACGCACATTGGCCGAGCGGCCATGGAAGAAGTGTCAGTGTAATATCTGCAAGGCCATCGGCATCAATGTCATCATTTTCCGCGGCGCAGAACGCAATCGTCGTCGTGGTTTCCACAATATTCAGGTGCTGTACAGTCGCTTACAGCGAACTTTGTCACAACGCTCAGAGGAATTGTCATGA
- the dpdE gene encoding protein DpdE, whose protein sequence is MPLEAGDLVDSPYGIGRLIRINHDDALIQYFDSPVNYEGIEQTVDVKYLKKAELYTESLVYHYDYELARWQIARVIGVVPGGVRLHFPNKQQEDVIINDIFVRWDRPISDAAALLAERITYTPFWQDARLAYQHQMLKQRNACAGITSALSSSIELEPYQLAVARRVLSDPIQRYLLADEVGLGKTIEAGLIVRQHVTENQFTHCVVIVAPGVLHRQWQQELSARFHLEELLNKSIHIIDMAAFSTEDLLPFRPDMLVIDEAHQVGAWAWDAEHEQRYASVNYLAQQSEKLLLLSATPVTGNEKNFLAMLHLLDAKNYPLTDTGLQKFQQRIQQREEIGSLFYAFNCDNDNMTLEENLEALTRLFPEDEVLNGMASQLLPHLDMMQPLRSEARDLLINKIRHYIGNRYRLHHRLLRNRRSNPAISVLMPGLSGLSLKKYTTANASNDMMIAWRESAIMMHPQDPTLAAIYQLLFEAAIATPELLARLANCRLQQESPGAAQGFLYSDSQLALLQHPLFDGEKEILLELIDRCKMECDSKRQRLIEVLEKLLDSNVRELPYIVVFCDQPWVADQVFTDLMIPFIGKIQRHNPDKEVRFGKGSKCQILVCDRRAEEGVNLHGGRKIALHYDLLLSPNRMEQRLGRLNRYCATESATTILSMALVSEAEGLQNQWLTILNEVFDVFEESIASLQYLIDEELQRLISNLYPLGEESMMQLSARLAGEDGRLTVEKQRIEMQEVLLQIDGDIIEAREYADALADIDEYEEEFRRCARNLIGKVLKFDFIPDEKDPAIFSYRFNPGERGTGTLVSPQRLQKHCLLGFDLNQSSGSSPMTWPLSYYRADTSQGKIRPARLGEPFHDAILQMLDFEERGVASAVIRITPGMGDENIFFRYDFLIEAEVNTPALQRLADHLMPPETIILWLDQAGELVTNAEVLMILNEDYKPKDKGGRHLNLNEERWAQISHCISAKEWRTWCNDSYSIAQRLAVEQFATQQALSLSRLEHYLSSAVLHHANQQETGQTLRQGIAQPKMTCLATRALIIASEAILDEDSQIG, encoded by the coding sequence ATGCCCCTTGAAGCAGGCGACCTCGTTGACTCGCCTTATGGAATTGGCAGACTTATTCGCATTAACCATGATGATGCGCTTATTCAGTATTTTGACTCTCCCGTAAATTATGAAGGTATAGAGCAAACTGTCGACGTAAAATATCTTAAAAAAGCCGAACTTTATACGGAGAGTCTGGTTTATCACTATGACTACGAACTTGCCCGCTGGCAGATTGCTCGTGTTATTGGAGTTGTCCCCGGTGGTGTACGTCTGCATTTTCCTAATAAACAGCAGGAAGATGTCATCATAAATGACATCTTTGTACGCTGGGATCGCCCCATCAGTGATGCTGCGGCCCTCCTGGCCGAGCGCATTACTTATACTCCCTTTTGGCAGGACGCGCGCTTGGCTTATCAGCATCAGATGCTGAAACAGCGAAACGCATGCGCTGGGATTACCTCTGCTCTGTCGTCCAGTATTGAACTTGAACCTTACCAGTTAGCAGTTGCACGCCGGGTGTTATCTGATCCCATTCAACGTTATTTGTTGGCTGATGAAGTCGGCCTCGGAAAAACCATCGAAGCTGGGCTGATCGTGCGTCAACACGTCACGGAAAATCAGTTCACCCACTGCGTGGTGATTGTGGCGCCCGGAGTTCTGCACCGCCAGTGGCAGCAGGAACTTTCTGCACGTTTTCACCTGGAGGAACTGCTTAATAAGTCGATCCATATCATTGATATGGCCGCCTTCAGCACAGAGGACCTCCTGCCGTTCCGCCCCGATATGCTGGTGATTGACGAAGCTCATCAGGTCGGTGCCTGGGCATGGGATGCAGAGCACGAGCAGCGCTACGCTAGTGTGAACTACTTGGCGCAGCAAAGTGAAAAATTGCTGTTGCTATCAGCGACGCCCGTAACTGGCAATGAAAAGAACTTCCTGGCCATGCTGCATCTGCTGGATGCTAAAAATTACCCACTGACTGACACTGGCTTACAGAAATTTCAGCAGCGTATCCAGCAGCGCGAAGAAATAGGTTCACTGTTCTACGCGTTTAACTGTGATAACGACAACATGACGCTGGAAGAGAACCTGGAAGCGTTGACCAGGTTGTTTCCTGAGGATGAAGTACTAAACGGGATGGCTTCACAGTTGCTTCCCCATTTAGATATGATGCAACCGCTGCGGAGTGAGGCGCGTGATCTGCTGATCAATAAAATCCGCCACTACATTGGTAACCGTTACCGCCTGCACCACCGGCTGCTACGCAACCGCCGCAGCAATCCCGCCATTAGTGTCCTGATGCCTGGTTTGTCCGGTCTATCACTAAAAAAATACACCACGGCGAACGCCAGCAACGACATGATGATCGCCTGGCGCGAATCGGCAATAATGATGCACCCACAAGACCCGACGCTGGCGGCAATTTATCAGTTACTGTTTGAAGCCGCTATCGCTACGCCGGAACTGCTGGCCCGGCTTGCAAACTGTCGCTTACAGCAGGAGTCACCTGGTGCCGCGCAGGGCTTTCTCTATAGTGATTCACAGCTCGCGCTGTTGCAGCATCCGCTGTTTGATGGCGAGAAGGAGATCCTGCTTGAGTTGATAGACCGCTGCAAAATGGAGTGTGACAGCAAGCGCCAGCGCTTAATTGAAGTATTGGAAAAACTTCTGGATAGTAACGTCAGAGAACTCCCTTATATTGTGGTGTTCTGTGACCAGCCATGGGTAGCCGACCAGGTATTTACCGACCTGATGATACCATTTATTGGCAAAATCCAGCGCCATAACCCCGACAAAGAAGTGCGCTTTGGCAAGGGAAGCAAATGCCAGATCTTAGTGTGCGATCGCCGGGCTGAAGAAGGTGTCAATCTGCACGGCGGGCGCAAGATAGCGCTGCATTACGACTTGTTGCTGTCGCCTAACCGTATGGAACAGCGTCTTGGCCGCTTGAATCGCTACTGCGCGACTGAGAGTGCGACTACTATCCTCAGCATGGCGCTGGTGAGTGAAGCAGAGGGGCTGCAAAATCAGTGGCTGACTATTCTCAATGAAGTGTTCGATGTCTTCGAAGAGTCGATTGCAAGCCTGCAATACCTGATTGATGAGGAATTACAGCGGCTTATTTCCAATCTTTACCCTCTGGGTGAAGAGAGCATGATGCAACTCAGCGCGCGTCTGGCTGGTGAAGATGGCCGCCTTACGGTGGAAAAGCAGCGAATCGAAATGCAGGAAGTCCTGCTGCAAATTGATGGCGATATAATCGAAGCCAGAGAGTATGCCGATGCACTGGCAGATATCGATGAGTATGAAGAGGAATTTCGCCGCTGCGCTCGTAATCTGATAGGTAAGGTACTGAAATTCGATTTTATTCCAGATGAGAAAGATCCAGCGATATTCAGCTATCGCTTCAACCCTGGTGAGCGAGGGACGGGCACCTTAGTCAGCCCACAGCGCCTACAAAAACACTGTCTGCTGGGCTTTGATCTCAACCAATCTAGCGGAAGTTCGCCCATGACTTGGCCGCTTAGCTACTACCGGGCTGATACCTCTCAGGGTAAAATCCGCCCGGCTCGCTTGGGAGAACCTTTCCATGATGCCATCCTACAAATGCTGGATTTTGAAGAACGCGGTGTTGCCAGCGCGGTTATCCGCATCACACCCGGCATGGGCGATGAGAATATTTTTTTCCGCTACGATTTTCTGATTGAAGCTGAAGTCAATACACCAGCACTGCAACGGCTGGCCGACCATCTGATGCCGCCTGAAACCATTATCTTGTGGCTGGACCAGGCTGGCGAGCTGGTCACCAACGCAGAGGTGTTGATGATACTTAATGAAGACTATAAACCGAAGGATAAGGGCGGACGCCACCTAAATCTCAATGAGGAACGCTGGGCGCAGATTTCCCATTGCATCAGCGCTAAAGAGTGGCGCACCTGGTGTAACGATAGCTATAGCATAGCCCAGCGACTGGCGGTGGAACAGTTCGCCACACAACAGGCTCTCAGCTTGAGCCGACTGGAGCATTATCTAAGCAGCGCCGTGCTGCATCATGCTAACCAGCAGGAGACGGGGCAGACGCTGCGCCAGGGTATTGCACAGCCGAAAATGACCTGCCTGGCGACGCGTGCCTTAATCATTGCATCAGAAGCCATATTGGATGAGGACTCACAAATCGGATGA
- a CDS encoding DUF2594 family protein, with amino-acid sequence MSNADFSTAASAETLAHEVTCLKAMVTLLLKAIGQADAGKVIINMERYIAQLEDAEQAAVFDNTIKQIKTSYRK; translated from the coding sequence ATGAGCAACGCAGATTTTTCTACTGCTGCATCCGCTGAAACACTGGCCCACGAGGTTACCTGCCTGAAGGCTATGGTTACGCTGTTATTAAAAGCAATCGGCCAGGCAGATGCCGGTAAAGTTATCATCAATATGGAAAGATATATTGCTCAATTGGAAGATGCCGAGCAAGCCGCTGTTTTTGATAACACGATTAAACAAATCAAAACCAGCTACCGTAAATAG
- the uvrY gene encoding UvrY/SirA/GacA family response regulator transcription factor, giving the protein MISVFLVDDHELVRAGIRRILDDIKGLKVVGEACCGEDAVKWCRSNDVDVVLMDMSMPGIGGLEATRKILRFTPDIKVIMLTIYTENPLPAKVMQAGAAGYVSKAAAPQEVISAIRAVHAGKRYIASDIAQQMALSQLEPQTDAPLECLSERELQIMLMITKGQKVTEISDQLNLSPKTVNSYRYRMFSKLNINGDVELTHLAIKHGLFTAETLLSSE; this is encoded by the coding sequence TTGATTAGCGTTTTTCTTGTTGATGACCATGAACTGGTGCGGGCAGGGATACGACGCATTCTTGACGATATCAAAGGTCTGAAAGTGGTTGGTGAGGCATGCTGCGGTGAAGATGCCGTCAAATGGTGCCGAAGCAATGATGTGGATGTTGTCCTGATGGACATGAGTATGCCGGGTATCGGTGGGCTTGAAGCAACGCGCAAGATCCTGCGTTTTACGCCAGATATAAAAGTCATCATGCTCACTATTTATACTGAGAATCCGTTGCCCGCTAAAGTGATGCAGGCCGGTGCTGCGGGATATGTGAGTAAAGCTGCCGCCCCTCAGGAAGTGATCTCCGCCATTCGCGCTGTGCATGCTGGTAAACGGTATATTGCTTCTGATATTGCTCAACAGATGGCACTAAGTCAGTTAGAGCCGCAGACGGATGCGCCGCTTGAGTGTTTGTCTGAACGCGAATTACAGATTATGCTAATGATAACGAAGGGACAGAAAGTGACTGAAATTTCAGATCAGCTCAATCTTAGCCCTAAAACAGTGAACAGCTATCGCTACCGTATGTTCAGTAAGCTGAATATCAACGGCGACGTAGAGCTGACCCATCTGGCTATCAAGCATGGGCTTTTTACCGCGGAGACATTGTTAAGTAGTGAGTGA
- the uvrC gene encoding excinuclease ABC subunit UvrC — translation MSESFDASAFLKTVTSQPGVYRMYDAGNTVIYVGKAKDLKKRLASYFRSHVASRKTEALVKSIKYIDVTITHTETEALLLEHNYIKLYQPRYNVLLRDDKSYPMIFLSGDAHPRLAVHRGAKHAKGEYFGPFPNGNAVRETLILLQKLFPVRQCENSVYRNRSRPCLQYQIGRCLGPCVSGLVSEEDYQQQVDYVRLFLSGKDQQVLNQLISRMEAASRDLHFEDAARIRDQIQAVRRVTEKQFVSGDGDDLDVISVAFDAGMACVYVLFIRQGKVLGSRSYFPKVPGGTELGEVVQTFVGQFYLQGSLGRTLPTEILLDFTLPDKDLLTESLTTVAGKKVQIQTKPRGDRARYLKLARTNAATALVTKLSQQSTIHQRLAALANVLQLPEIHRMECFDISHTMGEQTVASCVVFDANGPLRSEYRRYNISGITPGDDYAAMAQVLRRRYGKALDDSKIPDVIVIDGGKGQLGQAQAVFDSLQVSWDKNKPLLLGVAKGSDRKAGLETLFFESTGEGMALPPDSPALHVIQHIRDDSHDHAIGGHRKKRAKVRNTSTLELIEGVGPKRRQTLLKYMGGLQPLMNASIEEIANVPGISHALAEKIFHALKH, via the coding sequence GTGAGTGAGAGTTTCGATGCTTCGGCATTTTTAAAAACGGTAACGAGCCAGCCTGGTGTCTACCGGATGTATGACGCCGGTAATACGGTCATCTACGTCGGTAAGGCAAAAGACTTAAAAAAACGACTTGCCAGTTATTTCCGCAGCCATGTCGCCAGCCGTAAAACCGAGGCATTAGTCAAAAGCATCAAGTATATTGATGTCACGATCACGCACACAGAAACTGAAGCCTTACTGCTGGAACACAACTACATCAAGCTTTATCAGCCGCGTTATAACGTCTTGTTGCGCGACGATAAATCCTATCCCATGATTTTCCTGAGCGGCGATGCTCATCCACGTCTGGCTGTTCACCGCGGCGCTAAGCATGCAAAAGGCGAATACTTCGGCCCGTTTCCTAACGGCAATGCCGTACGTGAAACGCTGATATTGCTGCAAAAACTGTTTCCGGTGCGCCAGTGTGAAAATAGCGTCTATCGCAATCGCTCTCGCCCCTGCCTGCAATATCAAATTGGTCGCTGCCTCGGGCCTTGCGTTAGCGGTTTGGTGAGCGAAGAGGATTATCAACAGCAGGTTGACTATGTTCGCCTGTTTTTGTCTGGCAAAGATCAGCAAGTACTGAATCAACTCATTTCCCGAATGGAAGCGGCCAGTCGCGATCTGCATTTTGAAGATGCAGCCCGGATTCGCGATCAGATCCAGGCGGTTCGGCGGGTGACGGAAAAACAATTTGTTTCCGGCGACGGCGACGATCTGGATGTGATCAGCGTTGCTTTTGATGCTGGCATGGCCTGCGTCTATGTCCTGTTCATCCGACAGGGAAAAGTGCTTGGCAGCCGCAGCTATTTCCCCAAAGTACCTGGCGGTACGGAATTGGGGGAAGTCGTGCAGACGTTTGTCGGGCAATTCTATTTGCAGGGAAGCTTAGGTCGAACGCTTCCTACAGAAATTCTGCTCGATTTCACTCTGCCCGATAAAGATTTGCTGACGGAATCTCTGACAACGGTCGCGGGAAAAAAAGTACAGATTCAAACCAAACCCCGTGGCGATCGTGCTCGTTATTTAAAACTGGCGCGAACAAATGCTGCCACGGCGCTGGTCACAAAACTGTCTCAGCAGTCCACCATTCACCAGCGTTTGGCTGCGTTAGCTAACGTCTTGCAGTTGCCAGAAATCCACCGAATGGAGTGTTTTGACATCAGTCATACCATGGGGGAACAGACTGTGGCATCCTGCGTAGTATTTGATGCCAACGGTCCGTTACGTTCGGAATATCGCCGCTATAATATCAGTGGCATTACGCCAGGCGATGATTATGCCGCCATGGCGCAAGTCCTCCGACGCCGATATGGTAAAGCGCTGGATGACAGCAAAATACCGGATGTCATTGTTATCGATGGCGGGAAAGGGCAGCTCGGTCAGGCTCAGGCCGTGTTTGACTCGTTGCAAGTATCATGGGATAAAAACAAGCCTCTGTTACTTGGTGTCGCGAAAGGCAGCGATCGTAAAGCCGGACTGGAAACGCTGTTTTTTGAGTCGACGGGCGAGGGTATGGCACTACCGCCTGATTCTCCCGCGTTGCACGTTATCCAGCATATTCGCGATGATTCGCATGATCATGCCATTGGCGGACATCGTAAGAAGAGAGCAAAAGTCAGAAATACCAGTACGCTGGAGCTTATCGAAGGTGTCGGCCCTAAACGTCGTCAAACCCTGTTGAAATACATGGGAGGGCTGCAACCTTTGATGAATGCCAGTATTGAGGAGATTGCAAATGTTCCAGGAATTTCGCATGCATTGGCAGAAAAAATCTTCCATGCATTGAAACACTAG
- the dbpB gene encoding DGQHR domain-containing protein DpdB, with the protein MSEYRVPALRIRQGEERQLYSLAIEGKQISKIAAISRIRRGEESLIGYQRPEVRNHIREIQRYIESANPMIPNPVIIAFDRRVSFEPLSENSDMGYLVIPFSEDKDFEKPGFIVDGQQRTAALRDAEIDSFMMPVSAFIANDAEEQREQFMLVNSTKPLPKTLLYELAPHTHGRLPSDLQLRKFPSLLTQRLNFGEGPLAGRIKTATNPDGVIADNSMIKMIDASLREGALYRFRDPATGLGDEGKMVRLLNNFWSAVEIVFTDDWDKKPRNSRLLHGVGILSLGSLMDEIDQVHQEYRGESDWTDIPTITRFVVELNRIKQYCAWSSGNWNLGKDIDGQPIIRKWNEMQNLSKDISSVTDYLVTNYIKAVNAEI; encoded by the coding sequence ATGAGTGAATATCGTGTTCCTGCCTTGCGAATCAGACAAGGGGAAGAGAGGCAGCTTTATAGCCTCGCGATAGAAGGTAAGCAGATTAGTAAAATCGCCGCGATATCTCGTATTCGCCGCGGCGAGGAGAGTCTGATTGGCTATCAACGTCCAGAAGTACGTAACCATATTCGCGAAATTCAGCGCTATATTGAGAGTGCTAACCCAATGATCCCTAATCCGGTGATTATCGCTTTTGATAGGCGTGTGAGTTTTGAGCCGCTATCAGAGAACAGCGATATGGGGTATCTCGTGATCCCATTCTCCGAAGATAAGGATTTTGAGAAGCCTGGCTTTATTGTGGACGGACAACAACGCACAGCTGCTCTGCGAGATGCGGAGATTGATTCTTTTATGATGCCGGTCTCAGCATTTATTGCCAATGATGCTGAAGAACAGCGTGAGCAATTCATGCTGGTCAATTCTACCAAGCCGCTGCCCAAAACGCTGCTGTACGAATTAGCACCACATACACACGGACGCCTGCCTTCTGATCTGCAGTTACGTAAATTCCCTTCGCTGCTGACCCAACGCCTTAATTTTGGTGAAGGTCCGCTGGCCGGCCGTATTAAAACTGCGACCAATCCGGATGGGGTTATTGCCGATAATTCGATGATCAAAATGATCGATGCGAGCCTTCGGGAAGGCGCGTTGTATCGCTTCCGTGATCCTGCTACAGGATTGGGGGATGAAGGTAAGATGGTCAGATTGCTCAATAATTTCTGGTCAGCTGTTGAAATCGTTTTTACTGACGACTGGGATAAGAAGCCTCGTAATTCTCGATTGTTGCATGGTGTAGGGATACTTTCTCTTGGCAGTTTGATGGATGAGATCGATCAGGTACATCAGGAGTATCGTGGTGAATCTGACTGGACGGACATACCCACAATCACTCGTTTCGTTGTAGAATTGAACCGAATTAAACAGTACTGTGCATGGAGCAGCGGTAACTGGAATTTGGGTAAAGATATCGACGGTCAGCCTATTATTCGCAAATGGAATGAAATGCAGAACCTTTCCAAGGATATATCGTCGGTCACAGATTACTTGGTGACGAATTATATTAAGGCTGTTAATGCAGAAATTTAA